A portion of the Halobacillus ihumii genome contains these proteins:
- the truB gene encoding tRNA pseudouridine(55) synthase TruB gives MHGILPLWKEKGFTSHDCVSKARGMLHTRKIGHTGTLDPDVEGVLPLCVGKATKIVPFLTDTEKVYEATVTLGTSTETEDASGDVIEHKPVAEAIPLEQVERVLERFTGEINQIPPMYSAVKVKGKRLYQYAREGIEVERPQRKVCISSIELLDQEGSVSDAQFSFSIRVACSKGTYIRTLCVDIGKVLGFPAHMSALVRLKTGAIAKEDCLTFDQVQEAIDHGNGERLLLPLSKGLEHVETYHITEDQRQAIKHGQVLPKPNELTASIFSVMCEQEVLAIYQIHPTKPDRIKPVRVF, from the coding sequence ATGCATGGTATTCTCCCATTATGGAAAGAGAAAGGTTTTACTTCACACGATTGTGTCAGTAAAGCGCGTGGTATGTTACATACTCGGAAAATCGGGCATACGGGTACCCTGGATCCTGACGTGGAAGGTGTGCTCCCGCTCTGTGTAGGGAAAGCGACGAAAATCGTGCCTTTTTTAACAGATACGGAAAAAGTCTATGAAGCGACTGTGACGCTTGGCACTTCTACGGAAACAGAGGATGCAAGTGGTGATGTGATCGAACATAAACCCGTGGCCGAAGCGATTCCTCTTGAACAAGTAGAGAGAGTTCTAGAACGATTTACTGGTGAAATCAACCAAATTCCTCCGATGTATTCAGCCGTAAAAGTAAAAGGAAAGCGTCTGTATCAATATGCACGTGAAGGGATAGAAGTAGAAAGGCCCCAGCGGAAAGTATGTATTTCAAGCATTGAATTACTTGATCAGGAGGGATCTGTCTCAGACGCTCAATTCTCTTTTTCCATTCGCGTCGCTTGTTCAAAAGGGACGTATATTCGCACACTTTGTGTAGATATTGGCAAAGTGCTGGGATTTCCGGCGCATATGTCTGCACTTGTGAGGTTAAAAACGGGTGCAATTGCCAAAGAGGATTGTCTGACTTTTGATCAGGTTCAAGAAGCCATTGATCATGGAAATGGGGAAAGATTGCTGCTGCCCCTTTCGAAAGGGCTGGAACACGTTGAGACCTATCACATAACAGAAGATCAAAGACAAGCGATTAAGCACGGTCAAGTGCTGCCGAAGCCAAATGAGCTTACAGCCTCTATTTTCAGCGTGATGTGTGAGCAAGAAGTGTTAGCTATTTATCAAATACACCCAACAAAACCGGATCGCATAAAACCCGTTCGAGTATTTTAA
- a CDS encoding DUF503 domain-containing protein, translated as MILSAELEAIVYDAQSLKEKRSVIKRVQTRLKNEFNVAVSELDHQNLWQRTCIGIVTISSSKVIAEQTIQQALAFVDSFPELERTETVQEWL; from the coding sequence ATGATTTTAAGTGCTGAGCTGGAAGCGATTGTTTATGATGCTCAGTCCTTGAAAGAAAAGCGTTCCGTTATTAAAAGAGTACAAACGAGGCTGAAGAATGAATTTAACGTAGCTGTCAGTGAACTGGATCATCAGAATCTCTGGCAGCGGACGTGTATAGGGATCGTAACCATATCAAGCAGTAAAGTCATCGCTGAGCAAACGATCCAGCAAGCTTTAGCCTTCGTGGATTCTTTTCCTGAATTAGAACGAACAGAAACAGTCCAAGAATGGTTGTAG
- the rpsO gene encoding 30S ribosomal protein S15, with the protein MAITQERKQELINEYKTHDNDTGSAEVQIAVLTEQITTLNNHLRTHKQDHHSRRGLLKMVGKRRNLLNYLRNKDITRYRELIKSLGLRR; encoded by the coding sequence ATGGCTATCACACAGGAACGTAAACAAGAACTGATCAATGAGTATAAAACTCATGACAATGACACAGGTTCTGCGGAAGTGCAAATTGCTGTACTTACTGAACAAATCACGACTTTGAACAATCACCTGCGTACACACAAGCAGGATCATCATTCTCGTCGTGGCTTGCTTAAAATGGTAGGTAAACGCCGTAACTTGCTTAACTACCTACGTAATAAAGATATTACACGTTACCGTGAGTTAATTAAGAGTCTTGGCTTGCGTCGTTAA
- a CDS encoding dipicolinate synthase subunit B produces MVHLKGKRIGFGLTGSHCTYHEVFPVLQQLMDLGADVIPILSHTVQKTDTKFGEAAEHVKTIESITGKEAIMTIPDAEPLGPKLPLDCMVIAPMTGNSTSKFANALTDSPVLMAAKATLRNENPVVLAISTNDALGLNGVNIMRLMATKNIYFVPLGQDHPYKKPNSLVADMTLIPETIEAAISGKQRQPVLIERYSE; encoded by the coding sequence ATGGTTCATTTAAAGGGAAAAAGAATAGGATTCGGGTTAACAGGTTCACATTGTACGTATCATGAAGTGTTCCCTGTTCTACAGCAGCTTATGGATCTTGGAGCAGATGTCATTCCTATCTTATCTCATACAGTTCAAAAAACAGATACAAAGTTTGGAGAAGCCGCTGAACACGTGAAGACAATTGAGTCAATTACAGGAAAAGAAGCAATTATGACAATTCCAGATGCGGAACCTTTGGGTCCGAAACTGCCGCTTGATTGTATGGTCATCGCTCCGATGACAGGAAATTCTACGAGTAAGTTCGCAAATGCTCTTACAGATTCACCAGTATTAATGGCTGCAAAAGCAACACTGCGAAATGAGAACCCGGTCGTCCTCGCTATTTCCACAAACGATGCGTTAGGATTGAATGGGGTTAACATTATGAGATTGATGGCCACTAAAAATATATATTTTGTACCTTTAGGGCAAGACCATCCTTACAAAAAACCTAATTCACTTGTAGCAGATATGACATTGATTCCCGAGACAATTGAAGCAGCTATTTCTGGTAAACAGCGTCAACCTGTGCTGATTGAAAGATACTCAGAGTAA
- the rbfA gene encoding 30S ribosome-binding factor RbfA, with the protein MNDLRANRVGEQMKKEMSDIISKKIKDPRVGFVTVTEVKVTGDLQQAKVYISVLGDDKQKHDTLVGLAKAKGFIRSEIGQRIRLRKTPEIMFEFDEAIERGNRIETILKDLNDTDS; encoded by the coding sequence ATGAATGACTTAAGAGCTAACCGTGTCGGTGAGCAAATGAAGAAAGAAATGAGCGATATTATCAGCAAGAAGATTAAAGATCCTCGAGTGGGATTTGTTACTGTTACGGAAGTGAAAGTAACGGGTGATCTTCAACAAGCTAAGGTCTATATTTCGGTCCTTGGAGATGACAAACAAAAACATGATACACTCGTGGGGTTGGCTAAAGCAAAAGGCTTTATCCGCTCTGAAATTGGGCAGAGGATCCGCTTGCGCAAAACGCCGGAAATCATGTTTGAATTTGATGAGGCCATTGAACGAGGAAATCGTATCGAAACGATTTTAAAGGATTTAAATGATACTGATAGCTAA
- a CDS encoding polysaccharide deacetylase family protein: MNKYIKPAVIVFLLISCLAVYMSLNQSNPVSSSNPLYERIKSKQQDYFIEPQNAYIDQVWKKTPGLNGRKVSIEKSYNKMKKDGKFNEDKLVFEQIPPEVSLEELPVSPIYRGHPDKEMVALLINVSWGAEFIPDMVETLSKHRVKANFFIDGAFAAEHKDLVQMIEEEGHLIGSHGYGHKDFAKLSKSQAMVNLDKANSIISSLIESDIEWFAPPAGSFTMSAVEAAQELDMQTILWTVDSIDWKKPTKDVFLHRITSKLHNGATVLMHPTAVTASSLDELIPVIQKQYRIGTLAELMSEKRGG; encoded by the coding sequence GTGAACAAGTACATAAAGCCTGCCGTCATCGTTTTTCTACTGATCAGCTGTTTGGCTGTCTATATGTCATTAAACCAGAGCAATCCTGTCTCTTCCTCCAATCCTTTATACGAAAGGATTAAAAGTAAGCAGCAGGATTATTTTATAGAGCCTCAAAATGCGTACATTGATCAGGTTTGGAAAAAGACACCCGGTTTAAACGGAAGAAAAGTAAGTATAGAGAAATCTTATAACAAGATGAAAAAAGATGGAAAGTTTAATGAAGACAAACTTGTGTTTGAACAAATACCTCCAGAAGTTTCGTTAGAAGAGCTGCCCGTTTCACCGATTTACCGCGGTCATCCCGACAAAGAAATGGTTGCGCTGCTGATTAATGTTTCGTGGGGAGCTGAATTTATCCCGGATATGGTGGAGACGTTATCGAAACACCGAGTCAAAGCAAATTTTTTCATCGATGGAGCGTTTGCGGCTGAACATAAAGATTTAGTTCAGATGATTGAAGAAGAAGGTCATCTGATTGGCAGTCATGGTTATGGTCATAAAGATTTTGCCAAACTGTCTAAATCTCAAGCAATGGTTAACTTAGATAAGGCAAACAGCATCATATCAAGCTTGATTGAAAGTGATATCGAATGGTTTGCGCCCCCGGCAGGAAGTTTTACGATGTCGGCAGTCGAAGCAGCTCAGGAATTGGATATGCAGACCATCCTCTGGACTGTAGATTCCATTGATTGGAAGAAACCTACCAAAGATGTTTTTCTGCATCGAATTACAAGTAAGTTGCATAATGGCGCAACAGTCCTGATGCATCCAACTGCAGTAACAGCGTCCAGCTTGGATGAATTGATACCCGTCATTCAGAAACAGTATAGGATTGGCACATTAGCAGAATTAATGAGTGAAAAACGAGGAGGCTGA
- a CDS encoding YlmC/YmxH family sporulation protein produces the protein MRLKELSQKEVIDVDEGKKLGILGKADLIVDPDNGLIQSLIILNEGLFKSRDQIEIEWKQISIIGEDTILLKKD, from the coding sequence TTGAGGTTGAAGGAATTGTCCCAAAAGGAAGTCATTGATGTCGATGAAGGGAAGAAACTCGGGATCCTTGGTAAAGCAGATTTAATTGTGGATCCTGACAATGGTTTGATTCAATCGTTAATCATTTTAAATGAAGGGCTGTTTAAAAGTCGGGATCAAATCGAGATTGAGTGGAAGCAAATTTCAATTATTGGTGAAGATACAATATTATTAAAGAAAGATTGA
- the infB gene encoding translation initiation factor IF-2 has protein sequence MSKMRVYEYAKANELSSKQVIDKLKEMKVEVSNHMSMVEDDVKGKLDQAFGKGQQKESKPVSNKPNNNNKKNQRPNQNRDQRNNKKSKNNHRPQNKKQQRPQHNQKQQPKKNQTPEKITYSGSLTVGELAEKLKKDSAEIIKKLMGLGVMATKNQDLDSDSIELICAEFNVEVEEEVVVDETDIENIIFDDAEEDLQERPSVVTIMGHVDHGKTTLLDSIRDTKVTEGEAGGITQHIGAYQVEENDKKITFLDTPGHAAFTSMRSRGAQITDIAILVVAADDGVMPQTREAINHAKAAEVPIIVAVNKMDKEGANPDRVMQELMEYELISEDFGGDTIFVKMSAVKGEGIDELLEMILLVAEMEEFKANPDRLAYGTVVEAELDKGRGPVATLLVQNGTLKVSDAVVVGNTHGRVRAMVNEIGRRVKVAGPSTPVEITGLNNVPQAGDRFLAFEDEKKARSIGEARQQKQIEAERGSTAKVSLDDLFEQIKHGNIKDINLILKADVQGSLGALAGSLQKIEVEGVKVKIIHTGVGAITESDISLASASNAIVIGFNVRPDGNARKAAESEDVEIRLHNIIYKVMEEIEAAMKGMLDPEYEEKIIGQVEVREIFKVSKVGTIAGSYVTDGKITRDSGIRVIRDGVVIYEGEIDALKRYKDDAKEVAQNYECGITVKNFNDVKVGDIIEPYVMQEIERT, from the coding sequence ATGAGTAAAATGCGTGTTTATGAATATGCGAAAGCAAATGAACTATCAAGCAAACAAGTAATTGATAAATTAAAAGAAATGAAAGTAGAAGTGTCTAACCATATGTCTATGGTAGAAGATGATGTAAAAGGGAAACTGGATCAGGCGTTTGGCAAAGGACAGCAAAAAGAGAGTAAGCCTGTCAGCAATAAGCCGAACAATAACAACAAGAAAAACCAAAGACCCAATCAAAATCGTGACCAGAGAAACAATAAGAAATCAAAAAACAATCATCGTCCGCAAAATAAAAAGCAGCAAAGGCCTCAGCACAATCAAAAGCAACAGCCTAAGAAGAACCAAACACCAGAAAAAATCACCTATTCCGGTTCCTTAACAGTAGGAGAACTTGCTGAAAAGCTGAAAAAAGATTCAGCTGAGATCATTAAGAAACTAATGGGCTTAGGAGTTATGGCTACGAAAAATCAGGATCTTGATAGTGACTCAATTGAATTGATTTGTGCAGAATTCAATGTAGAGGTTGAAGAGGAAGTCGTGGTAGACGAAACCGATATCGAGAACATCATTTTTGATGATGCCGAGGAAGATCTGCAGGAGCGCCCTTCAGTCGTTACGATTATGGGACACGTTGACCACGGAAAAACTACGCTGCTTGATTCGATTCGTGATACTAAAGTTACGGAAGGCGAAGCAGGCGGGATTACTCAGCATATTGGTGCTTATCAAGTAGAAGAAAACGATAAGAAGATTACTTTTCTCGATACGCCTGGTCACGCTGCTTTTACAAGCATGCGTTCCCGCGGTGCCCAAATTACTGATATCGCCATCTTAGTTGTAGCAGCAGATGACGGAGTTATGCCGCAGACTCGCGAAGCCATTAACCATGCTAAAGCTGCTGAGGTACCAATTATCGTTGCTGTTAATAAAATGGATAAAGAAGGGGCAAACCCTGACCGTGTTATGCAGGAATTAATGGAATATGAGTTGATCTCTGAAGATTTTGGCGGAGATACCATTTTCGTTAAAATGTCTGCGGTTAAGGGAGAAGGGATCGATGAACTGCTGGAAATGATTCTTCTTGTAGCTGAAATGGAAGAATTCAAAGCAAACCCGGATCGCCTAGCGTATGGAACAGTTGTCGAGGCCGAGCTTGATAAAGGGCGGGGGCCAGTCGCTACCCTTCTAGTTCAAAATGGAACATTGAAAGTTAGTGACGCTGTTGTCGTGGGCAACACACATGGTCGTGTTCGTGCAATGGTGAACGAAATTGGCAGAAGAGTTAAAGTGGCCGGACCTTCTACACCAGTTGAGATTACCGGGTTAAACAACGTACCGCAAGCAGGTGATCGTTTTCTGGCTTTTGAAGACGAGAAGAAAGCTCGTTCAATTGGAGAAGCGCGTCAGCAGAAACAAATTGAAGCTGAACGAGGCTCCACGGCTAAAGTAAGTCTTGATGATTTGTTTGAACAAATTAAACATGGGAACATTAAGGATATCAATCTCATCTTAAAAGCAGATGTTCAAGGGTCCCTTGGGGCATTGGCTGGTTCACTTCAAAAAATCGAAGTTGAAGGTGTGAAAGTGAAGATCATTCACACGGGTGTTGGAGCTATTACAGAATCAGATATCTCACTTGCTTCTGCTTCCAATGCGATTGTTATCGGGTTTAATGTCCGTCCAGATGGAAATGCAAGAAAAGCTGCTGAATCAGAAGATGTAGAAATCCGTTTGCACAACATTATCTATAAGGTAATGGAAGAAATAGAAGCAGCTATGAAGGGTATGCTGGATCCAGAATATGAAGAAAAAATCATCGGGCAAGTGGAAGTTCGCGAAATCTTTAAAGTATCCAAAGTGGGTACGATTGCCGGTTCCTATGTAACGGATGGCAAAATCACTAGAGATTCAGGCATTCGTGTGATTCGTGATGGTGTCGTCATTTATGAAGGGGAAATAGATGCCCTTAAACGATATAAAGATGACGCTAAAGAGGTTGCACAGAACTATGAGTGCGGCATTACGGTGAAGAACTTTAATGACGTAAAAGTCGGTGACATCATCGAACCTTATGTCATGCAGGAAATTGAACGTACATGA
- the pnp gene encoding polyribonucleotide nucleotidyltransferase, whose product MADEKQVFSIEVAGRTFSVEVGELAKQANGAAMIRYGDTSVLSTATGSKEPKDLPFFPLTVNYEERLYAVGKIPGGFIKREGRPSEKAILASRLIDRPIRPMFPDGFRNDVQVISTVMSVDQNCSSEMAAMLGSSLALGISDIPFGGPIAGVIIGRVDGELIINPTVEQQEKSDIDLTVAGTKDAINMVEAGAQEVPEEDMLEAIMFGHQEIKRLVAFQEEVIEAVGKEKMDVQLFDLDQELKDKVEAEATDSIVDAIKTEEKKAREEAIDEAKQAVVEAYEEMEADEEIMKQVKTILENIVKEEVRRLITKDKIRPDGRGVDEIRPLSSKVGVLPRTHGSGLFTRGQTQALSICTLGALGDVQILDGLDLEESKRFMHHYNFPKFSVGETGPIRGPGRREIGHGALGERALEVVIPSEKEFPYTMRLVSEVLESNGSTSQASICASTLAMMDAGVPIKAPVAGIAMGLVKSGDDYTILTDIQGMEDFLGDMDFKVAGTDKGVTALQMDIKIDGLSREILEEALIQAKKGRKEILSSMLATIPETRSELSQYAPKIMTMKINPDKIRDVIGPSGKQINQIIDDTGVKIDIEQDGTVFISSTDAEMNKVAKKIIEDIVREVEAGEVYDGKVKRIEKFGAFVELFKGKEGLVHISELAEERIGKVEDVVSLGDTIKVKVKEIDKQGRINLSRKAILIDEKKEQETQD is encoded by the coding sequence ATGGCAGATGAAAAGCAAGTATTTTCAATTGAAGTAGCAGGCCGTACATTCTCTGTAGAAGTAGGAGAGCTGGCTAAACAAGCTAATGGAGCTGCTATGATTCGTTATGGCGATACATCCGTTCTTTCAACCGCAACTGGTTCTAAAGAGCCGAAGGACTTGCCATTTTTCCCACTAACTGTGAACTATGAAGAGCGCTTATACGCTGTTGGAAAGATTCCAGGAGGATTTATTAAACGAGAGGGACGTCCAAGCGAAAAAGCTATCCTAGCTTCACGTCTGATTGACCGCCCCATCCGTCCTATGTTCCCTGATGGCTTCCGAAATGATGTACAAGTTATCAGTACGGTCATGAGCGTAGATCAGAATTGTTCATCAGAAATGGCCGCAATGCTTGGATCTTCCCTTGCTTTAGGGATCTCAGATATTCCATTCGGCGGTCCGATTGCTGGAGTTATTATTGGAAGAGTCGATGGCGAGTTAATCATTAACCCAACGGTAGAACAGCAAGAGAAAAGCGATATCGATTTGACCGTCGCCGGAACGAAAGATGCGATCAACATGGTTGAAGCAGGAGCTCAGGAAGTTCCTGAAGAAGACATGCTGGAAGCCATCATGTTCGGCCACCAAGAAATCAAGCGCTTAGTTGCTTTTCAGGAAGAAGTTATTGAAGCGGTTGGAAAAGAAAAAATGGACGTGCAGCTGTTTGATCTTGATCAGGAGCTAAAGGATAAAGTTGAAGCAGAGGCGACAGATTCAATAGTAGATGCGATTAAAACGGAAGAAAAGAAAGCGCGTGAAGAAGCGATTGACGAAGCTAAACAGGCTGTCGTTGAAGCTTATGAAGAAATGGAAGCCGATGAAGAAATAATGAAGCAGGTTAAAACCATTTTAGAGAACATCGTGAAAGAGGAAGTGCGCCGTCTAATTACGAAAGATAAGATTCGCCCTGATGGCCGCGGTGTTGATGAGATTCGTCCATTATCCTCTAAAGTAGGCGTGCTGCCGCGTACCCACGGTTCCGGACTGTTTACGAGAGGACAAACGCAGGCTCTAAGCATTTGTACACTAGGTGCCCTAGGAGATGTGCAAATATTAGATGGACTGGATCTTGAGGAATCCAAACGTTTCATGCACCATTATAACTTTCCTAAATTTTCAGTAGGAGAAACAGGCCCAATACGTGGACCTGGACGTCGTGAAATTGGTCACGGTGCATTAGGGGAACGTGCTCTGGAAGTCGTTATTCCATCTGAGAAAGAATTCCCTTATACGATGCGCCTTGTGTCAGAGGTTCTGGAATCAAACGGTTCCACATCACAAGCTAGTATTTGTGCAAGCACGTTAGCGATGATGGACGCTGGTGTTCCTATTAAAGCACCAGTAGCAGGTATAGCCATGGGTCTTGTTAAGTCCGGGGATGATTATACAATTCTCACGGACATTCAAGGTATGGAAGATTTCCTCGGAGACATGGACTTTAAAGTCGCAGGAACTGATAAAGGTGTTACCGCATTACAAATGGATATTAAAATAGACGGATTGTCTCGTGAGATCTTAGAAGAAGCCCTTATACAAGCGAAAAAAGGCCGCAAAGAGATCTTAAGTTCAATGCTTGCGACCATTCCGGAAACGAGAAGTGAACTTTCTCAGTATGCTCCTAAGATTATGACCATGAAGATTAACCCTGACAAAATTCGTGATGTAATAGGACCAAGCGGTAAACAAATTAATCAAATCATTGATGATACAGGTGTGAAAATTGACATTGAACAGGACGGCACTGTGTTTATTTCTTCCACAGATGCGGAAATGAACAAAGTCGCTAAGAAGATCATTGAAGATATCGTCAGAGAAGTAGAAGCTGGCGAAGTGTACGATGGAAAAGTAAAACGGATTGAGAAATTTGGAGCTTTCGTTGAACTGTTTAAAGGGAAAGAAGGACTCGTTCACATTTCTGAATTGGCTGAAGAGCGTATTGGAAAAGTGGAAGATGTTGTTTCTCTAGGTGATACCATTAAAGTAAAAGTCAAAGAAATCGATAAACAAGGAAGAATTAACCTTTCACGGAAAGCGATTTTGATTGATGAGAAAAAAGAACAAGAAACACAGGATTAA
- a CDS encoding bifunctional riboflavin kinase/FAD synthetase → MKTIELSESLPKHDLHLEPSSVAVGFFDGVHKGHQEVIKTAQDKAKELGIQTAVMTFDPHPSVVLNKKIQHARYITPLSEKQEILEAMGIHYLFIVRFDQSLAALPPEKFVDDYFVELNIKHVVAGFDFSYGHKGKGSMETLPQHAKGRLTYTVVDRIDQEHTKVSSTRIRDLLKKGNVSSVNELLGREFNIEGTVVAGDERGRTIGYPTANITDMEEQYLPKVGVYAVTVEYKGERYYGMANFGMKPTFHSEAASPSLEVHVFDFDEDLYGTRLKVFFHHFIRDEQKFNGVEDITAQLNRDEREIRRYFQL, encoded by the coding sequence ATGAAAACAATTGAATTATCTGAGTCATTACCGAAACACGATCTCCACTTAGAACCAAGTTCTGTGGCAGTCGGTTTTTTTGATGGTGTCCATAAGGGTCATCAAGAAGTTATCAAAACCGCCCAGGATAAGGCGAAAGAACTTGGAATACAAACGGCTGTGATGACGTTTGATCCTCATCCTTCTGTTGTGTTAAATAAAAAAATTCAACATGCCCGCTACATTACTCCACTGTCTGAAAAGCAGGAGATCTTGGAGGCCATGGGAATACATTACTTATTCATCGTTCGATTTGATCAGTCGTTAGCTGCCCTTCCACCAGAGAAATTTGTTGACGACTATTTTGTTGAATTAAACATTAAACACGTTGTGGCGGGCTTTGATTTTAGTTATGGTCATAAAGGTAAAGGCTCTATGGAGACACTTCCCCAGCACGCTAAAGGCAGACTGACGTACACAGTAGTTGATCGAATAGATCAAGAGCATACCAAGGTAAGTTCGACGAGGATACGAGACCTATTGAAGAAAGGAAATGTATCGTCCGTCAATGAACTGCTGGGGCGTGAGTTTAATATTGAGGGCACAGTTGTTGCTGGTGACGAAAGAGGACGAACGATTGGCTATCCGACTGCAAATATCACCGACATGGAGGAACAATATTTACCAAAGGTTGGTGTTTATGCCGTTACAGTTGAGTATAAAGGGGAGAGATACTATGGAATGGCCAACTTCGGAATGAAACCAACGTTTCATTCCGAAGCTGCCAGCCCAAGCTTGGAAGTACATGTGTTTGATTTTGACGAGGATTTATATGGCACTCGTTTAAAAGTCTTCTTTCATCATTTTATACGAGATGAGCAGAAATTTAATGGAGTTGAGGATATTACTGCCCAGCTTAATAGAGACGAAAGGGAGATTCGCCGCTATTTTCAGCTGTAA
- the dpaA gene encoding dipicolinic acid synthetase subunit A — MLTEYHVAVIGGDARQIEIIRRLNEWGAHVYLAGFDQLNGSYTEAVELEFDSDQVEKLDAVILPVSGTDENGCIDGIFTNRSIPLKEEWLKRTPEHCQVFTGITNETLNQMVHNAKRTLVPLMDRDDVAIYNSIPTVEGTIMMAIQHTDVTIHDSRVLLIGLGRVGMSLASTFHQLGAKVSVAVRSSKDVARVYAMGLTPLYIESLPEQDLAFDLVLNTVPAPILDAKVIKKLPTHALILDIASKPGGTDFRYAEKRGVKAILVPGLPGIVAPKTAGRIIANVISQQLRKSK; from the coding sequence ATGCTTACAGAATATCATGTAGCAGTCATAGGGGGCGATGCCCGACAAATTGAAATCATAAGAAGATTAAATGAGTGGGGTGCACATGTTTATTTAGCCGGATTCGATCAATTGAACGGGAGCTATACCGAAGCGGTGGAACTTGAATTTGACAGTGATCAAGTCGAGAAGCTTGATGCTGTCATTCTTCCTGTTTCAGGTACAGATGAAAATGGTTGTATAGATGGTATCTTTACGAATCGTTCGATCCCTTTGAAAGAAGAGTGGCTAAAGCGCACCCCAGAACATTGTCAAGTGTTTACAGGAATTACGAATGAAACGCTAAACCAAATGGTTCATAACGCCAAACGAACATTGGTCCCGCTCATGGACCGTGATGATGTGGCCATTTATAATTCGATCCCAACAGTGGAAGGCACGATTATGATGGCCATTCAGCATACAGACGTTACAATTCATGATTCGCGGGTTCTGCTTATCGGCTTAGGAAGAGTAGGAATGAGCCTAGCAAGTACCTTTCATCAATTAGGGGCGAAGGTGAGTGTAGCTGTTCGCTCTTCAAAGGATGTAGCACGCGTCTATGCAATGGGATTGACTCCGCTTTATATAGAGTCATTGCCTGAACAAGATCTCGCGTTTGATTTAGTCCTCAATACAGTTCCTGCTCCAATCCTTGATGCCAAAGTGATTAAAAAACTGCCAACACATGCCTTGATTCTGGATATTGCATCCAAACCAGGTGGAACGGATTTTCGTTATGCTGAAAAAAGAGGCGTTAAAGCGATATTAGTGCCAGGCCTGCCTGGAATAGTCGCACCGAAAACAGCAGGGCGGATTATTGCTAATGTTATATCACAGCAATTAAGAAAGAGTAAATAG